A region of the Jatrophihabitans sp. genome:
GCTCGTCGACCTCGTGCAGCGCCGCGCTGGCCGAGGCCGGGATAGTCATGCCGATCGACAATCCCAGCACGAGCATGCCTGGCAACACACCGCCTACGTAGGAGCTCGACGGATCGATCATGCTGGCCAGGAACAGCCCCACCCCGGCGCCGAAGAACCCGATTGCCAGTACCTTCCGAACACCGATGCGCAGCATGAGGACGCTGCTCAATCCGATGCCCATGCCGATGCTGAGGCCGAACGGCACGTAGGACATGCCACTGGCCATCGGGCTGTAGTCCAGCACCTGCTGCTCGAACAGGGTCAGCAGAAAGGCATAGCCGAAGAAGGCCGCCGTGCTGAGGAGCGTGCTCACATTGGCGACCAGCCGGGTTCGGTTGGAGAAGAAGCTGCGTGGAATCAACGGTGTGGGCGAGCGCCCCTCCCAGACGAACATGCCTGCCACGAGCAGCAGTCCGCCGAGCACCGGGACCAGCACCCGCCACGAGCCCCACGAGTTCGGTACCACCTGCAACAGGCCGTAGACGATGGCCAGCAGACCCGCCGTGCCGGCGAACGCGCCGGTGAAGTCCAGGCGGTCGTGCTCGCGCTTCATCCGGCTCTCCTTGGTCCAGCGCGGAATGAGGATCAGCGCCACCAGCGCGACCGGGACGTTGATGAAAAAGATCCATCGCCATGACGTGAGATCCACCAGCACCCCGGAGATCACTGTGCCGGTGACGCCGCCGAGGCCGGCCAGGCCGCCCCAGATCGCGAAAGCCTTGGCGCGCTCAGCCTGGTCGGTGAACAGCAGCGCGATCATGCCCAGCGCGGCCGGGGCCGCACAGGCCTCACCGGCCCCTTGCAGGAATCGTCCGATGACCAGGACCGAGGAGTTCTGGGCACTGCCGCACAAGACCGAGGCGAGGGCGAAGATGACCACCCCGACCATGAACAGCCGCCGCCGACCGAAGATGTCGGCCAGCCGGCCGCCGAACAGCAGCAGACCACCCGCCATGATCACGTAGGCGTTGACGACCCAGGGCAGGCCGGCCTCGGAGAAGCGCAGGTCTGCCTGGATGCTGGGCAACGCGATGTTCACCACGGTGACATCGAGGACCAGCATGAACTCGACGAATCCCAGAACCGCCAGCGCTTTCCATCGCCGGGGGTCTGGGGGCTCAGCATTCCGAGGCGGACCGCCGCTCGTCAAGGCTGCTGCGCTTGCCGAGGAGCCAGCCTGGCCGCCAGCCGGCTCGGCTGCGGCTTGCTCTGAATGCGTCGTCATCGGCTCTCCTTCTTTCCTGGCATCGGTTACACGGCCCGGCAGTTGCCGGTGCGTGCGCTGCGGCGTTTGACCGCATTGCGCGAGTGCCCGCACACTATGGACGTCGGAGCGCTGGTCCTGAATCCGACACGCACCGAAATAGATGTCTGAAGTCGCAAGGAGGCGCTTGGTGAGGTACCTAGTCATGATTCGGAGCAATCCGAATTTCCAGCAGTTGTGGGAGACCTGGCCCGATGACAAGCGCATGGAGTTCGGCCGCAACCACATGGCGCTGAGCCAGTCGCTGCACGAGTCCGGTGAACTCATCGCCGCCGAAGGTCTGGCAGACCCCTCCGAAAGCACAGTGGTGGCCATGAGGGACGGCGTGGCCGTCACGATCGACGGCCCGTACGCCGAAGTGAAGGAGCACCTGGTGGGCTTCCTGCTCATCGAGTGCGACGATCGTGAACGCGCCGTGCAGATCGCAGCCCAAGTGCCCGACGCCCAATACGGTGAGGTCGAGATTCGGCCGGTCATGGATCTGAAGAGCATCGATTTCTGACGGTGGAGGCTCTTGAGCTGCTGCTGCGAGGCCTGACGCCACAGGTCTTCAACGCGGTCCTTCGCAAGTACGGTGACTTCGACCTGTGCGAGGACGCCGTTCAGGAGGCCATGTTGGCAGCGGCTGTCCAGTGGCCTCACGAAGGCGTCCCGCGCAACCCGAAGGCGTGGCTGATCACCGCGGCCTCGCGGCGTCGCATCGACCTCTGGCGCAGTGAGCAAGCGCGCCGGGAGCGCGAGGATGCCGCCGCGGTCGTCTCGGCGCCGGAGCTGGAGTCGGCGGCCGGCGTCGATGACACCCTGACCCTGTACCTGCTCTGCTGCCACCCGTCCCTGACGGAGGCTTCACAGATCGCGCTGACCCTGCGGGCTGTCGGGGGCCTGACCACCTCTGAAATCGCCAGTGCCTTGCTCGTGAGCGAGTCAACCGTGAGTCAGCGCATCCTGCGAGCCAAAAGACGCATCAAAGACACCGGCGCGGAGTTCCTGCTGCCCACTCCCGAAGAGCGGCAGAGCCGGATGCCGGCCCTGTTGCGGGTGCTCTATCTGGTATTCAACGAAGGCTACGCAGCCAGTTCGGGCGGTTCGCTCATCCGCGTCGAACTGACCGCCGAAGCGATCCGGCTGGCCCGGCAACTGCACGAGCTCCTGCCCGAGGACGGCGAGGTGACTGGGCTGCTGGCGTTGATGCTGCTCACCGACGCCCGTCGCCCCGCCCGTACCCGCTCCGATGGCGCCATCGTGGCGCTAGCCGACCAGGATCGCACGCTGTGGAATCGCTGTGCGATCGAAGAGGGCATTGCCTTGCTCGAGCAGACCCTTCCCACCGCTGCCGTGGTCGGCCCCTACCAGTTGCAGGCGGCGATCGCGGCTGTGCACGCTCAGCCGGCCACCGCTGCCGATACCGACTGGCCGCAGATATTGGGGCTCTACGACCTGCTGCGCATGGTCGCTCCGGGGCCCATGGTGGAACTCAACCGGATCGTGGCAGTCGCGATGGTGCACGGGCCCGCCGCCGGCTTGCAAGAGCTTGACGTGGCCTCGGAAGACCCCGTTCTGCTTCGGCACTACCGCGGTCACGCTGTCCGGGCCCATCTGCTGGAAATGACCGGTGATTCAGAAACTGCCCGGCACTACTACCGCCTGGCTGCGCGCGGGACGCTGAGCCTTCCCGAGCAGCGCTATCTCGAATCTCGCGCGGCCCCGCCTTCGATGTAGAACGGCCGGCCTTCGATCCGGCGCTGCAGCACCGCACGCGCGAAGACGCATAGGACCTGCAAACGCCTGCACATTTAACCCTATACCCCGCCCTGCTGTGTTGAGGTGCCGAGTTGAGGAGTTATCAGTGCAGCCATACCAGGTAAATGTCACCGAGGACGCGTTGGAGGATCTGCGGTTCCGGCTTTCGCACATTCGCTGGCCGCAAGGACTGCCCGAAGCGGGCTGGGCCAGAGGGGTGCCCCAGGACTACCTCCGCGAGCTGGTGGACTACTGGAGGCACTCCTACGACTGGCGCCAGGCCGAGGCCGAGCTGAACCAGATCCCGCAGTTCACCACGACGATCGACGGCGCGAACGTCTACTTCATACACGTCCGCTCGCCCGAAGAGAACGCCGTACCGCTGCTGATCACCCACGGTTGGCCCGGCTCGGTAGTGGAATTCCTCGACGTGATCGGGCCATTGACCGATCCTCGCGCGCATGGGGGCGACCCGGCTGACGCGTTCC
Encoded here:
- a CDS encoding MFS transporter, yielding MTRYLTKRLLATSDIYFGACRIQDQRSDVHSVRALAQCGQTPQRTHRQLPGRVTDARKEGEPMTTHSEQAAAEPAGGQAGSSASAAALTSGGPPRNAEPPDPRRWKALAVLGFVEFMLVLDVTVVNIALPSIQADLRFSEAGLPWVVNAYVIMAGGLLLFGGRLADIFGRRRLFMVGVVIFALASVLCGSAQNSSVLVIGRFLQGAGEACAAPAALGMIALLFTDQAERAKAFAIWGGLAGLGGVTGTVISGVLVDLTSWRWIFFINVPVALVALILIPRWTKESRMKREHDRLDFTGAFAGTAGLLAIVYGLLQVVPNSWGSWRVLVPVLGGLLLVAGMFVWEGRSPTPLIPRSFFSNRTRLVANVSTLLSTAAFFGYAFLLTLFEQQVLDYSPMASGMSYVPFGLSIGMGIGLSSVLMLRIGVRKVLAIGFFGAGVGLFLASMIDPSSSYVGGVLPGMLVLGLSIGMTIPASASAALHEVDEQNSSLASAVQIVMQQVGAAIGIACLAALAFSHTANRRNDGASPVEAVASGYGLSFQVGAVLMLAAMLLVLLLLGSPKPVDPGVAGAPQPAPDHAEPAGA
- a CDS encoding sigma-70 family RNA polymerase sigma factor, whose amino-acid sequence is MEALELLLRGLTPQVFNAVLRKYGDFDLCEDAVQEAMLAAAVQWPHEGVPRNPKAWLITAASRRRIDLWRSEQARREREDAAAVVSAPELESAAGVDDTLTLYLLCCHPSLTEASQIALTLRAVGGLTTSEIASALLVSESTVSQRILRAKRRIKDTGAEFLLPTPEERQSRMPALLRVLYLVFNEGYAASSGGSLIRVELTAEAIRLARQLHELLPEDGEVTGLLALMLLTDARRPARTRSDGAIVALADQDRTLWNRCAIEEGIALLEQTLPTAAVVGPYQLQAAIAAVHAQPATAADTDWPQILGLYDLLRMVAPGPMVELNRIVAVAMVHGPAAGLQELDVASEDPVLLRHYRGHAVRAHLLEMTGDSETARHYYRLAARGTLSLPEQRYLESRAAPPSM
- a CDS encoding YciI family protein; this translates as MRYLVMIRSNPNFQQLWETWPDDKRMEFGRNHMALSQSLHESGELIAAEGLADPSESTVVAMRDGVAVTIDGPYAEVKEHLVGFLLIECDDRERAVQIAAQVPDAQYGEVEIRPVMDLKSIDF